From the Patescibacteria group bacterium genome, one window contains:
- a CDS encoding NUDIX domain-containing protein, producing MKPFRLNASILARRNGKFLLVRKPREHHAWQLPQGGVEGDESFLEAGLREFREEVGTDQIKILGERGIYFYDWPDNIEIDPRLEKFRGQEVHIFLADFLADDTAIQLDHAEVVEWKWVDRPELPDLIESPEYLAKILAILDAL from the coding sequence ATGAAACCGTTTCGTCTCAACGCTTCGATTCTCGCACGCAGAAATGGGAAATTTTTGCTCGTGCGCAAACCGCGTGAACATCACGCCTGGCAGCTACCGCAAGGCGGCGTCGAAGGCGATGAAAGTTTTTTGGAAGCCGGTCTGCGCGAGTTTCGGGAAGAAGTCGGGACGGATCAAATCAAAATTCTCGGCGAGCGCGGCATTTATTTTTACGACTGGCCGGACAACATTGAAATTGATCCACGCTTGGAAAAATTTCGCGGGCAAGAAGTCCATATTTTTCTCGCCGACTTCCTCGCAGACGATACTGCCATCCAGCTGGATCACGCTGAAGTCGTGGAATGGAAGTGGGTCGACCGTCCCGAGCTGCCAGATTTAATTGAGTCGCCGGAATATCTTGCTAAAATTCTGGCGATTCTCGATGCCTTATAA